A stretch of the Ctenopharyngodon idella isolate HZGC_01 chromosome 14, HZGC01, whole genome shotgun sequence genome encodes the following:
- the mcm7 gene encoding DNA replication licensing factor MCM7 — MAPKDYMAEKEKCKRFLQEFYSEDDSGKKVFKYGAQLVSLAHREQVALLVDLDDVAEEDPELVESVCENGKRYAGLFADAVHELLPEYREREVVAKDALDVYIEHRLMMETRGRDPADTRDSRNQYPSELMRRFEVYFRPPSTLKPKVVRDVKADSIGQLVTVRGIVTRATEVKPMMAVATYTCDQCGAETYQPIASPSFTPLIMCPSQECVTNKSGGRLYLQTRGSKFIKFQELRIQEHSDQVPVGNIPRSMTIYARGENTRVAQPGDHVAISGIFLPLLRSGFRQAVQGLLSETYLECHCITLMNKTEDDELGTEELSDEELRHITEEDFYEKLAGSIAPEIYGHEDVKKALLLLLVGGVEQAPRGMKIRGNINICLMGDPGVAKSQLLSYIDRLAPRSQYTTGRGSSGVGLTAAVMRDPVTGEMTLEGGALVLADLGVCCIDEFDKMADADRTAIHEVMEQQTISIAKAGIMTSLNARCSILAAANPAYGRYNPRKTIEQNIQLPAALLSRFDLLWLIQDKPDTDNDLRLAQHITYVHQHCRQPPTHFNPIDMKLMRRYISKCKLKQPVVPESLSDYITAAYVEMRKEARVSKDTTFTSARTLLSILRLSTALARLRMVDVVEKEDVNEAMRLMEMSKDSLQADKSSNTRAQRPADVIFSLLRELAGEGSARSVRMAEAEQRCVSRGFTPAQFQAALDEYEELNVWQINQARSRITFV; from the exons ATGGCACCAAAGGATTATATGGCAGAAAAAG AGAAGTGTAAGCGCTTCCTGCAGGAGTTCTACAGCGAGGATGACTCCGGGAAGAAGGTGTTCAAATATGGCGCTCAACTG gTGTCTCTGGCGCACCGTGAGCAGGTGGCACTGCTGGTGGATCTGGACGATGTGGCGGAGGAAGATCCCGAGCTGGTGGAGAGCGTGTGTGAGAACGGCAAACGTTACGCCGGACTGTTTGCGGATGCGGTTCACGAGCTGCTGCCTGAATACAGAGAGCGAGAG GTGGTGGCGAAAGACGCCTTGGACGTTTATATCGAGCACCGGCTGATGATGGAGACGAGGGGTCGTGACCCCGCTGACACGCGTGACTCCAGGAACCAGTATCCATCTGAACTCATGCGCAGATT TGAGGTTTATTTCCGGCCTCCATCGACACTGAAGCCGAAGGTGGTGCGTGATGTGAAGGCCGACAGCATCGGTCAGCTGGTGACCGTCAGAGGAATCGTCACCAGAGCCACAGAGGTCAAACCCATGATGGCCGTGGCCACGTACACGTGCGATCAGTGCGGCGCGGAGACGTACCAGCCG ATCGCCTCTCCGAGCTTCACGCCACTGATCATGTGTCCCAGTCAGGAGTGCGTCACCAACAAATCCGGAGGGCGGCTGTACTTGCAGACGCGAGGGTCAAAGTTCATCAAGTTCCAGGAGCTGCGCATTCAGGAGCAT AGTGATCAGGTGCCGGTGGGAAACATCCCTCGCAGTATGACTATCTACGCCCGTGGAGAGAACACGCGTGTAGCACAGCCCGGAGATCACGTGGCTATTTCTGGGATATTCCTGCCTCTGCTGCGCTCTGGATTCAGACAGGCCGTGCAG GGTTTGCTGTCTGAGACGTATCTGGAGTGTCACTGCATCACTCTGATGAATAAGACTGAGGATGATGAGCTGGGAACTGAAGAGCTGAGCGACGAAGAGCTGCGGCACATCACAG aggaGGATTTCTATGAGAAGCTGGCGGGATCGATTGCTCCGGAGATTTACGGTCACGAGGACGTGAAGAAggcgctgctgctgctgctggttggTGGAGTGGAGCAGGCACCGCGCGGCATGAAGATCAGAG GGAATATCAACATCTGTCTGATGGGTGATCCGGGTGTGGCCAAGTCTCAGCTGCTGTCGTACATCGACCGTCTCGCCCCTCGCA GTCAGTACACCACTGGCCGTGGCTCGTCCGGTGTGGGACTGACGGCGGCGGTCATGCGTGACCCGGTGACGGGTGAGATGACGCTGGAAGGCGGCGCTTTGGTGCTGGCGGATCTGGGCGTGTGCTGCATCGACGAGTTCGACAAGATGGCCGACGCCGACCGCACAGCCATTCACGAGGTCATGGAGCAGCAGACCATCTCCATCGCCAAG GCCGGGATCATGACGTCTTTGAACGCTCGTTGCTCTATCCTCGCGGCGGCGAACCCTGCATACGGCCGCTACAACCCTCGCAAAACCATCGAGCAGAACATCCAGCTGCCGGCGGCGCTGCTGTCCCGCTTCGACTTGCTGTGGCTCATTCAGGACAAACCGGACACGGACAACGACCTGCGGCTAGCGCAGCACATCACATACGTGCACCAGCACTGCCGGCAGCCGCCCACACACTTCAACCCCATCGACATGAAGCTCATGAG gCGTTACATCAGTAAGTGCAAGCTGAAGCAGCCGGTGGTACCAGAGTCTCTGTCTGATTACATCACAGCGGCATATGTAGAAATGAGGAAAGAGGCACGGGTCAGCAAAGACACGACCTTCACCTCGGCCCGAACGCTGCTGTCCATCCTGCGCCTCTCTACTGCCCTG gctCGTTTGCGGATGGTGGATGTTGTAGAGAAGGAGGATGTTAACGAGGCCATGCGACTGATGGAGATGAGCAAAGACTCGCTGCAGGCCGACAAGAGCAGCAACACCAG GGCGCAGCGTCCAGCTGACGTGATCTTCTCTCTGCTGCGGGAGCTGGCCGGCGAGGGTTCGGCGAGGTCCGTTCGTATGGCGGAGGCGGAGCAGCGTTGCGTGTCTCGCGGTTTCACTCCAGCGCAGTTTCAGGCCGCTCTGGACGAGTACGAGGAGCTGAACGTGTGGCAGATCAACCAGGCGCGCTCGCGCATCACGTTTGTGTGA
- the LOC127494619 gene encoding uncharacterized protein LOC127494619, which yields MSVSVFICLLLLPCFLEAKSLMNILKQEDVASVSIDSNKANEFLSSSRPKRSIDPHWHRQTPDFQAYYRYYSSIGHTEGLYEIDRIRMLYQQMRHLEHVYGPNASYYQSKLGLPVLPPLPKCDPSKDKSCKQAPPPAPAPVKAAVTPPLTQADVVYLCNSKDPLCKPHIVYMPTGAVPVLCDPRYHPNCKLEAPPPPPPPSKKSEPAPPPPPAPMLFKAMEYDCDPYWDPDCLIDHPPRPVKGKVPPPPAPVLDEDEPEPEPVPMPVSKKQPHPYYYTHLHPYNYRSELYDPLRHAYPSAEAPDSV from the exons atgtctgtgtctgtgttcatCTGCCTCCTGCTGCTGCCAT GTTTTCTTGAGGCAAAATCCTTGATGAATATCCTCAAACAGGAAG ATGTCGCTTCAGTCAGTATCGACTCCAACAAGGCGAATGAATTCCTGTCCAGTTCTCGACCCAAACGCAGCATCGATCCACATTGGCACCGGCAGACTCCAGACTTCCAGGCGTATTACCGATATTACAGCAGCATCGGACACACCGAGGGC TTGTACGAGATTGACAGGATCCGGATGTTGTACCAGCAGATGAGGCACTTGGAGCACGTCTACGGCCCGAACGCGTCCTACTACCAGAGCAAACTGGGACTTCCGGTTCTACCACCGCTTCCCAAATGTGACCCTTCCAAAGACAAGAGCTGTAAGCAGGCTCCGCCCCCTGCCCCAGCCCCAGTTAAGGCGGCCGTGACTCCGCCCCTCACGCAGGCTGACGTCGTGTATCTGTGCAACAGTAAAGACCCTCTGTGTAAGCCACACATCGTCTACATGCCCACCGGTGCTGTGCCGGTGCTGTGTGACCCGCGTTACCATCCCAATTGCAAGCTGGAGGCTCCGCCCCCTCCCCCACCCCCCTCCAAAAAGTCTGAGCCGGCCCCGCCCCCTCCACCAGCCCCTATGCTCTTTAAGGCGATGGAATATGACTGCGACCCTTACTGGGATCCCGACTGCCTCATCGACCACCCGCCGCGGCCCGTGAAGGGTAAAGTTCCTCCGCCTCCGGCACCCGTGCTGGACGAGGATGAGCCGGAGCCGGAGCCGGTCCCCATGCCCGTCAGCAAGAAACAACCACATCCGTATTATTACACCCACCTTCATCCCTACAACTACCGGTCTGAACTCTACGACCCGCTGCGACACGCGTATCCTTCAGCCGAAGCGCCCGACAGCGTGTAG